The following DNA comes from Miscanthus floridulus cultivar M001 chromosome 5, ASM1932011v1, whole genome shotgun sequence.
CTGGCATGGCGTCGGCGTCGCCCCGATCCGCCACTGTTGTCGCAGACGCCGAGACAAAAGGCGCATTGAATGTCCGGTTCAGGCGGCTAGTAACCATCGATGTGACAACGACATGGCGTGGCTGCCCGAATTTTTTATGGGCGTGTTCGCTGGGTGGCCACTCATTTCACTGTTCATTTCACTGTTTATCAAAATCAGCGGAActgtgttttctctcacaaaaccagtcagtttcagtcaagtttcataCCAGCAAAATATTTTagcccttttttaaaaaaaatcccacAAATAGACTTCTGGcgaaaagaatttaaaaaatggactcttagctcggcgccattgatgctggtgcCGAGCCAGGCGCCAGTGTCTCTGGTACCGAGCTGCTGGGCACGATGAAAATGCCTGCCAGGGGCTCAACGCCGGTCACTTTGACACCGAGCTTTctgccatttaaaaatgcatacAGTGACATAGACTGACACAGCATATTTAATTGGACTTGCAATTGGGACCTTGCAGCGCGCAGGAAGGACCAGCACTGGCTTGCGGCTTGCGTCTGTCACGACAAGGTTCATTTGTAAGAAAAAATTACAGTATATAGAACAATCATGCTCACCCTGCCCGGCGGGCCGCAATTGCTgtatcgtggattataagttaaaataatatttttctcttaaacTAAACCATCAAATTAgctagcagtaaataattcatgatccagcccagccagccaaaCAGGCTGCCTGTTCGCTGATGCTAAAATTTAGCTGATGTTGATACTTAtgttgaaatgttgtgagagaaaaatattcagtctgatcgcttgttggtttcagccagggtttATCAGCCATgaaacagtattttctctcacaataaactagcaccagccgagcttatcagcctaaaaaccaaccaacgaacaggctgattgtttcatggctgaaaagtagttctgaataagctcaagcgaataTGACGATTAATATTCTATAAACCTCTTGGTTCCTTCAAATCTTATTTTCCtccgtgtcaccttcttattgaaTTCTTTCTATGTTGCATCTAGTTTCTTATTGACTTTTTTTTTGGCctattcgcttggaggaattcttaAGAAATTTGAATGGTTTAGAGGAATActgaaggaatttgtgagagaaaaatactgttccgaataaaaaaaaaaagagaatcaAACCGGGTTTAAAGGCACGCGAATCTATCCAATGTGTTTGAAACATTGGACGAAATTTGAAACAAGAGATGGACGATGGGGCTATACGCAGCAAGTCAGCATTCAAGAGACCAGTGGTTGCCTGATTGGTAACTTCGTGGTAGAGTTTTTAAACACCAAACACGATGGGGCTATATTGTCTGTTCATGAGAAACGACTAGGCCCCGGCTTACCCATATTCAACTTGTTCGATTTCTTTTTTTAGTtgaaacagtttttttttttctcacaaccatttagccagtttcagctaaaatTCTACGAGCCGAACATGGCATATATACAGTGATGAGCTACTCTTTGTGCTGCCCACATCGACACATCTCTCTCCTTCAGGTAGGCGAAGCATGACTGTTGACTGGATCGATGTTGTCTGCTCAGCTGGTCGGAAGCCGACGGTGAACCAGACACCCAAGCAAGCCACGAGCACATGAAGGCACGCACGCAcctgcacagaaacatggacaaaaAATACAGCCGACCCAACCGATACCTGTGCTGTGTTACACTAGTAGTAGCTCAGACAACAGAGTAGCAATCGAAACGCACGACGGAGAGAGCGACAGAAGGTGAAAGGACAAAAGAATGGTGTGTTTAGCTAGTTGGCTACGGTTTGCAGATGACCACGAAGCACGGGAGCAGCGCCCTCGGGTTCAGCAGGTACAGCTCCTCGATGTTGGAGTAGGGGCCGACCTTGCCGGCGAGCGAGTCGAAGCCCGTCTGCCCCACGAACTCCTTGAGGTTGTCCAGCGGCTTGTGCACGCGGCCGGCGATGACCCTGCACACCAGCAGCGCCCTGCGCGTGGTAGTGCCCAGCTGCTGGTCAGCTCCGTCGTCGCCGGCCTCGATGGACTCGAACGCGCGGCCGCTGGTGGACGTGGTGAACACACCCACGCCGGCCTTGCCCTCCTTCTTGGCGGAGAAGCCGTGCCGGATGATGCGGCACACGGCGCACTTGTCGGAGGCGCAGAGGCtggaggagccgccgccgccgagcgcgCACGAGAGCGTGGCGCCGTGGAAGCGCAGCAGCTCGTTGCCGTCGGCGAGGCAGCGCGGGTGCTTCTTGGGCAGCTTGCTCGCCTTGAGCTTCACGGCCTCGCGGTACTCCTCGAAGCGGGACAGCGTCCGCTGCGTGTTGTGCACCTTGAACACCCGCTCGATCCGAACGCAGCTGCTCTCCGACTTGAGCAGGCTCGTCCGGCAGATGATCTCCACGATCTTCCGCGACGAGTCTCCTTCCACCAGCTCCGTCACTGCACGCACATGTACAACAAGTGGCCGGCTCAGCTACTAGCTCAATGCCGATCAAGAATCCAACTGCTTGCTTAGTCGCTACTCTCAAATCAATCTTCCTCGTTCTGAATTTGCAAGTTGCATTGCGTGAGCAGTAAAAGAAATTGTTCTGAAAGCTTCTGCTTTGCAATCAAGAATCATGCAAATGGCTTGGTGTAAATGAGCATGCAGTACATCTTTATAATGCAGAAAAAGCATGGAGCAATTGCTACAGCCTACGGAACGCAGAATCCACCAGAATCTGATGCTACAGGCTCGCAGTTATTGAAAAAGTTGGGAGCGTGGATTCGCAAAAAAGCAGGCGTTCGGATGAAGAACATGGCGGTGAACCCTGCCGGCCTCTGTACCAGGTAGTTGCAACTTTTTGCGCTGATAAAGATGTGCGGCCGGCACTAGCTAAAGTGCCACCGCCCACCGTGCACCGCCCGGGACCGGAGGCGTGAAGATACacgggggaggagggaggaggactgTGTCTGTATGTACCAGTGTACCACTAGGAAAAGGGGCGCTAGCTGATCTGTACGGTGGGAGATGCAAGCAACGCGGCGGATGCAACAGAGATGCATGTGAGCAGCAGTAGGGAGCAGCGTCACCTGCATGCTTGGAGAGGTGGTGCGCCTCCAGCGCCTCCCACTTGCTGAACTGGTCGCCGCACCTGTGGCAGCTGAGCCCACCGGAGGAGCCCTTGCCGGCGCTGTGCTTGGCGGTTTCGTCGCAGGACGCGCGGTGTCCATTGCCGTTCGCCACGGAGCCGTTCCGCTCGAGCAGCATGTTCGGGGACCTCGGTGGCGTGCAGCGCACGATGCCGCCCCGCATGGAGCCGCTGTACGGCAGGCCGTGTCCTCCGGCTCCGGCCCACGCGGGGCCCGGCGTGCCGGGGCGGAGCGTGCCGACGAACGACGacacgacgccgccgccgccaccgtcggcGTCGTGCGCGGCGCCGCCGGCGGTGCCCACCCCGACGGCCGCCAGCCCCCCGCAGCCGGCGCCGAAGCCGGTGATCTTGAGCTCGCAGCGGGAGTTGGTGCTGAGCACGACCTCGTGCGCGATGGGGTTGAGGAACTCGCTGCTGCCGATCGACCGCGGACTGCAGCTGCTGGGCGGCTGCCCCGGGTGGCGCTTGCTCCCGTGGATCACGTCCCGCAGGTTGGCGATGGAGCGCGAGCAACCCGACCGCGTGGCGCGCTTGGTGGTGACGATCGACGACAGgtggcctccgccgccgccgacagCCGCGCCTCGGCCTCCGCCCCCGCCCGCGACGGGTCCGGCCTTGGCGCGCGGCACGTGGACCTCCGACGGCTCGGAGCGGCAGTGCAGCGACCGCTTGAGCGCGAACCACACCGTCGGTGGAGGTGCCTTCCCTGGCGCCGCGGCATTGCCCTCCTCGGCCCGCGCAGGCGCAATactaccaccgccgccaccgccaccgccacccccaCCCCCGAGGGAAGCAGCGGTCGCGCGCCTCCTCCGCTCGCCCATCGCGTCGCGGGCCGTGGCGCGTGAGCTGCGTGACTTGGTCTACTCGGCCGGCCGGTCAGTGCGGCTGGCGGGCGCGGCAGAGCGGCATCCGAAGGAAGCGAGAGCGAGGAAAGCGGACCGGCAATTAAAACCTCTCTGGGAAAGTGTTGGGCTGGGCGGGCGCGCGGCAGTAAAGGCGCACCACCAAACCAAACCAAAACCAACTGCTCGGCTCGGGGCTCTGCTGCCCAGCTCTATGCTGCTGTTTGCCTGGCAACGACCTCAATGAGACGAGAGCGGTGGGTTTTTGCGCGCCGCGCGACCTGTGACTCGGCGGGGCTCACGCTCACCAGCTCGACAGCGAGGTTAGTTCTCGCTTCTCCGGCGTCTGGCCTGGCCAACCATACAAAAACGAAACGAGAGGCGCGAGGGACGCCAGAACGGGGACAATGGCCGACACGTAACAACAAATCTTCAACTGTAACGAGGCGTAGGCGGGTGGGAGAGGAGCGAGGGGAGCGGGACCGCGGGCGTGATGGGACCCCGCGGGCTGAGGTGCTCAAAGACATGCAGCCTGTAACTACATCTATCTGGCTTGGCTtatcagccagtcaacagtgtttttcctctcacaccaaaccagccagcagtactttcagtcatggcttataagccagtccagccgaaacgaacaggctgatgcgACCCCGCGGTGCGCCCTAGCCAAAGCCAGGACTATAAATGTATATGCAGTCCGAGGCACAACGACTCCGACATGAAGCACGCAATTTTTGCCCAGACCAATGCACAGCACGCCTCGATGGTCAACAGGCCCAGGCTGGCCCCGGTCCGAGggagcaggccatgcctgggccgctgctcaggcccgtgggtTGGCACGGCACGACCCGGCCTTCGATGGTCGGCCCGGCCTCCCCCTCTCCCTTCTCACTCCTCCCTCCCCAAGGCCCAGCGCGGCCCACCACTCACTCCCCGACGTCCCCGCCTCCCCCCATCATATATAAGCACACACCGTAGCGGCTCTCCCTCACACCCctaaccctagctcatttcatcCCCTCGCGTTACTCTCGTCTCTCCTCGCTCTCGCGGTCTCACCCTCACAGTCTTGGCTCCGTCCTCCTCGACTCCGGTGAGGTGACCTCGACGATCTGCCTGCCACCGGCGAGCAGCTCCCTACTCCTCCTACCTAATCCCCTTCCTGCTCTCTTtccgcctctcccttctccctatccCCATCTCCCCTCTAGATCGTGGTGATTATATGAGTTCGTGTCCCCGTCTGCCCCCCTCTGTCGCTCGCCGTCCTTCTAACCGGTGTGTCGTCTTCTCTGGGTGACCATCATCTTCTCCGACATcgggctccggttgcgcaggtacaaccctaaccctaaacctaaccctaaccctcctcttcttccatgTCTTTACGTAGGTCGGTAGCCGATGCGTCGTCCTCTAGCTGTGGCATAGAGCGACCAAGGCAGCCCCGCACcccgttgaggaacggtgctggagagCCCTTCGCGATCGAgggcgccatggctggtgctgatgaCAAGATCGTCTGGCCGCTCACCGGCAACAACGATCTGATCGCAGTAGGTCTGGCacctgaggacgacgacgacacccAAGAGAACGCTGCTGCCTTGTTCGGTAACCATGTCGGTAGCGGCTCTGCTGCTCCGATCGATCtggatggcggtggtggtgaaaGGGCGACAACAACTGGGACCCCGGTCTGCTTCAACGGCTCAACTCCATATGTTGTTGGTACTAGTGTCTCTTCTGGACCTGGtgttggtaagcgtaaatctgctgtgtgggctgattttgatgagatctatgagactaTAAATGGTAGAAAATCTACACTAAAGCTACCTGTAAAAT
Coding sequences within:
- the LOC136453367 gene encoding uncharacterized protein, producing MGERRRRATAASLGGGGGGGGGGGGSIAPARAEEGNAAAPGKAPPPTVWFALKRSLHCRSEPSEVHVPRAKAGPVAGGGGGRGAAVGGGGGHLSSIVTTKRATRSGCSRSIANLRDVIHGSKRHPGQPPSSCSPRSIGSSEFLNPIAHEVVLSTNSRCELKITGFGAGCGGLAAVGVGTAGGAAHDADGGGGGVVSSFVGTLRPGTPGPAWAGAGGHGLPYSGSMRGGIVRCTPPRSPNMLLERNGSVANGNGHRASCDETAKHSAGKGSSGGLSCHRCGDQFSKWEALEAHHLSKHAVTELVEGDSSRKIVEIICRTSLLKSESSCVRIERVFKVHNTQRTLSRFEEYREAVKLKASKLPKKHPRCLADGNELLRFHGATLSCALGGGGSSSLCASDKCAVCRIIRHGFSAKKEGKAGVGVFTTSTSGRAFESIEAGDDGADQQLGTTTRRALLVCRVIAGRVHKPLDNLKEFVGQTGFDSLAGKVGPYSNIEELYLLNPRALLPCFVVICKP